CATCAAACAAGTATTTGCAGGCGGCTTTGGAGACCGGTTGGGTAAAGCTGGGCCACCCCGAGATGGCGTGATACTTGGTGTCTGCGGAGAAGAGCAGACTGCCGCAGCCGGCGCAGGAAAAGTCGCCGGGCTCGTAGTTTTTGCAGAAGGCGTTTCGGTAGGGAGGCTCGGTGCCGCGTTCCCGCAGGATGGCGTATTGGGCCGGGGAGAGCCGCTGCTGCCATTGTTCCTCGGTCTGTTCCACCCGCCTGGGAGGTTCTGGGTTGCCGTATTTGGCGTAGCTGATGATGTCTTTCCAACGGAGCATTCTGGGTCACGGCGGGTACGTACAAGTGAAACGCAGCAAAAGGCTTTTCGTTTTAAAGGGCAGACTTGCCGTTTTTGGCTTGTTTTCCAGAAAACAAGCCAAAAACGGCAAGTCGCGCAGGGTTCGGGCAGAAACCGTACCTTTGCGGGCATACCACCGATTCTGGCCAGCAGACACGGTTTCTTCTTACGCATCTCCTTATGAAAATTGTAGGCAACATCTTAGACATCACCCACAAGCGCGATACCCAACACCAAGGAATTGAGGTGCACCTGGACCGTGTGGAATACATCATGTTTAAAAAGGATGGCCACTACCGCCAGGACTTCAACTACATAGACGACCTGGATGCTCCCCTGGTCATCACCGGCGACCGTCTGGCCAGAATCATTGACAAAAAACTGCCTGAAGGCGAGTATGACTTCAAAGTCTATGACTTGGTGGAGGGTGAGTATGTAGAGAACCCAGACAAGTTTCTATCCATTCTGCTCATCTATGATTTTGAAGAAAACCAGCACATCTTAAGCTCACTGGAATATTCTGAAACCGTGCCCGTTGAGGAATTCAAAAAGATAAAAGGTGCCCGGGAGAAAGAGAAAATTGCCAGAAAGAACAAGGCGAAGCGTAGGTAAATAATTTCTTGAAAATTTTATAATAACGCATTCTTTATGGAGTTATCTTCTTGTAAGATATACTCTTAAGGAAATGTGTATGATGCTTCGCTTCCTTTGTTTGCTTTCCTTTTCTTTGCTTACCTCTTCTGTTGCTTCAGCGCAAGCGCAAGACTCATCCCATACCATTGACCATAGATTCTATGTGGGGGTTGGTTTCCCGAATTTTCAGTATCGGGTGTTATATGATGACATCCCAAAGAAGCCCAGATTTGTATCTGGAGAGTTTATTCCCATAGACGTACATCTTGGCTATAAAATTAACAAGAGAGCTAGTGCTCAACTAGGGCTTGCTTATAGTGGCAGAACCAGAGAAAGCCAAACCTATGGAGTCCCACTAAATGGAAACGGCCAAACTGTATACCATACTTATTATGACCGCACAAGAGGTATAGGCCTACCCGTAACAGGAAGATTTGTTTTGCTTAATGCGAACAAGAAAATGCCCATTTATGCAGTAGCTACTTTTACCTCAGCTTATATCTTCAGCCATTTTCGTGAGACTACTACAGAAAATTACATAACCACCACTCTTTACGATGAACAGTACAAAGGAATAGATTTATTTACCACTGCAGGTTTTGGACTAAGTTACAGGGTTCAAAAACGGTTGAATGGGAATGTTGAGTTTTTATTCTTTAAACGAAATCTTACAAGCCCTAATTTTGACATGTATAATGATAGATGGTTTGTAAAGATGATCAAATCGTTGTCTGTGAGCTTCAACTATAACTTCAATTAAGGTTTTATCCTCACTATGGCGCAAGCATTCTCTTGTGTCTTGGTAGCCTGTTGTTATTTACCCAAACCGCAAGATAAACGCGGTGCCCATGCCTTCCACAGATTGTACTTGAATGGTGCCGCGGTGCAGTAAGACAATCTGTTTGCATAAGCTCAGGCCAATACCGCTCCCCGTCTTTTTGGTGGTGAAGAACGGAATGAAAATCTTCTCCTGCACTTCTTCAGACATGCCATTGCCGTTGTCGGTGAGCTTAATGATCACTTTCTTTTCTGGGTTGGCGTAGCCGGTGAGCGTGATGGTGGGCTGGGGCTTTTCTTTCACAGCTTCCATGGCGTTCATGACCAGGTTAATGAGTACCTGATCCAACAGGTTCGGATCGGCTTGAAGCGTGAGGGAAGTATCTTTTAAATCTACTTTGAAGGTAATGCCGCGCTGGGCCAAGGTAGGTTCCAGCAGCCGCTGCAGATTAGAGAAAAGGTCCTTGAGCAACACCTTCTCTAAGTGCAGGGTGGTGATTTTGCTCAGGTTGCGGTACGTCTCCGCGAACTTCAACAAACCCAGACTGCGGTGCTTTATAGTAGTGATGCCTTCTTCCAGATCTTCTAAATCATGAGCGGTGGCACCATTGGTTTTAGTGTCCTGCAAGCGGTTTTTGAGGGTGTTTGCCAAAGAGGAGATAGGCGCGATAGAGTTCATGATTTCATGCGTCATCACATTCAACAGTTTCTGCCAGGCTTCGGCCTCATTTTCATCCAAGGCCTCATGCACGTTCTGGAACGCCACCAGTTTATACCGTGCACCTTCGTTCTGAAAAGACGTGGCAGACAAGAGCATCTTCACATCTCCTTTCTCCAGACTTACTGTTTTGGCCACAGCTATCTTGGTCTGACCAGGTTGCAGTCCATAAACTGCTTCATAAAAGTTCTGGTCGCGCTTGGCCAGGGAATGAATGGTTTTGAGGTAAGGAATATGCAGTTGTTTCTTGAAGGACTCGTTCATCATCAAGACCTCGCCGGTGTCCAAATCATACGACAGAATGCCTGTCTCTACCAACTCCAACACCTTCTGCAGATACTGGTGCTGGGTTTCTTTTTCGCGGTTGATGGTCATGAAAGTAGAGTTGATTTCATTGTAGCCTTTGCGCAGTTGCTGTAACTGCACGGGCGCCTGCTTCTCACTGAAATACCTGGAGAAGTCACGGTAATGGACGGCTTCTAGAAACAGCTTCAGCTCTTCCTGGGCCTGCTTTAGAAAGTGTACCAGTTCATGTACCTGGTAGGCAATTAATGGTACCAAAAACACCAGCAACTCCGACCAGCCTTTCAAAACCACTGGCACGGGAAGGCTGAGCGTAACCAGCAATAACGCCACGCGCAAAAGTAACCGCCCTTCAAAATTCTTAAATGTCATACTTGCCTAAGCGTCTGTAGAGCGAAGTTCTAGTAATGCCCAGTTCTTTGGCGGCTTTGGTGAGCACGCCGTTGTGCTTTTCCAGCACCCGAATAATGGTGGCTTTTTCTATTTCTTCCAAGTTGGTTTCGGTGGCAGCTTTTTCTTCCATCAAGCCAGATTCAATAGGGGAGAAGAGTATGTCTTTGGCTTCCAGCACGGGGCCGTCGGCCATAATCACGGCGCGTTCAATGGCATACTGCAACTCCCGCACGTTCCCCGGAAAATGGTAGCTTTTCAATTTGTCCAGCGCCGCCTTGGAAAGATCAGGCGTGGTCTTGAAATACTTATTGGCGTAGAATTCGGCGAAGTGCTTTGCCAGCAATACAATGTCATTGCCGCGCTTACGCAAAGGCGGCACCACAATCTCCACGGTATTAATGCGGTAGATTAAGTCTTTCCTAAAACGGGCTTCGCTGGCCAATTGCGCCAAAGAAACGTTGGTGGCGCAGAGCAGGCGCACGTCAATGTTAATCGGATCATTGGTGCCTAGCCGTATGATTTGTCGGTTCTGCAGCACGCTCAGTAATTTAGACTGTTGCTGCAAAGAGATGTTGCCAATCTCATCCAAGAAGATGGTACCCGTATGCGCGGCCTCAAATCGACCCGCGCGATCATCCTGGGCATCGGTAAACGCTCCTTTCTTGTGCCCGAACAGTTCACTCTCAAACAAGGACTCGGTCAAGGCTCCCACGTCTACTTTCACAAACGGCTTATCGGCGCGCAGGGAATGTTGGTGGATGGCTTTCGCGATGAGTTCTTTACCGGTTCCGTTTTCACCGAGGATGAGAATGTTGGCATCGGTAGGCGCTACTTTCTTTATCTTATAGAAGATGTCCTGCATGGCTTCAGATTCACCCAACAGTTCAGAACTGATGACCTCTGGGCCTTTTATAGTAATAGAAGAAGCCGAACCTGATTTGTTGCTGATGCTATCCTGAATGGTCTGTAACAGCTTGTCATTGAGCCAAGGCTTGACCACAAAATCAAAGGCGCCTTCTTTAAGCGACCGAATGGCCAGGTCAATCTCGCCGTAGGCGGTAATCATAATGACGGCCGCCTCACTGCCTAAGTGCTTTATCTTCTTTAGCCAGTACAGCCCCTCATTGCCCGTATTGATGGAAGAGACAAAATTCATGTCTAGCAAGATGGCGTCAAAGGTGTGCTGTCTCAACAGGGCCGTCAGGTTCTCGGGGTTTTTCTCCGTGATAATTTCCTTGACCATGGGGCGCAGGAGTAACTTGACCGCCGTCAATACATCTGGATCATCGTCCACCACCAAAACAGAAGCCTTCTTCAATTGCATAATCTTACTAGCTATACCTTACAAGAAACTACAATTATGCCATTGTTACAATACGCTGATTTAGAGCCTTAATCTGAAAAGGAGATGTTCATACGCGTGCGATTTCGCACACATGAGGCGCGAAAATGCACGCGCCTGCTTTATAGTTTCTGGGTAAAACGCTGAAAATAAGCGATAATCAGTTTTGGCACTAGGTGTGCGTATAGTTGGGCAGAACCACAAACCAGCAATGGCTTTTTAGGGCCCATTGGTTATGTTCACTTGGTCGTTGACGTTTAAAAGGACAGCCTAAATCAAAAGAAACGATGTTCAAGAACTACTTTAAAGTAGCGTACAGAGGCCTTATCCGGCACAAGGGGTTTAGCATCACCAACATTGCCGGTCTGGCGCTGGGCTTAACCGCCTGCTTGCTCATTGGTCTGTTTGTGTATGATGAGCTGCAGTACGATACCTTCGTGCCCGAAGGTGACCGCGTGTACCGCGTTTACAATTATGCCAACCTGGAAGAGACTAATGACCAGATTGCCCCCGTGCCGCCCATGTTTGGTACTACGCTCAAAGAAAGCTTTCCGGAGGTAGAAACCAGCTTGCGTATTCTCATGCAACCCTGGGATGGCCAGACGCTGGTAGAGAATGGCAACAAACGGATTTATGAAAAAGGAGGCTTGGACGCAGACCCTACGTTCTTTGAAGTCTTTCCGCATACGTTTATCAGCGGTTCCCCAGAGAAAGCCCTAGATGACCCGTATTCGGTAGTCATTTCAGATAAGTTTGCTGAGAAAGTGTTTGGCACTACCAATGCGGCTGGCAAGCGGGTGATAATTGACAAGGAGACGTTCTTGGTGAAAGGCGTTTTTGAAAGCAATCCCAAGTTTCATTTACCCATCAACTTCATCAGGTCGCTTAAAAGATTTGGCTTCAACTCAGAGCGTATGAGCAGCTGGGGCTGGCAACAATTCTATACTTACATCAAGCTGAAAAAAGGAGCCAGCCCAGATGCCTTGCTAGCTAAGTTTAGGGCAGTGACCATAAAGCAGATAGACGACGAGTCCAACAAGCCACATGACTATTTGCCCTATTTCCAGCCCTTGCAGCAGGTCCATTTGTATTCGGCATCCTTCAAGTTTGACCAAGTCCTACGGGGCAACATCACCTATGTGAAGGCCTTGAGCATCATTGCCGTCTTCATCTTGCTCATTGCCTGCTTTAACTTCGTGAACCTGGCCACGGCCAAGTCTCTGCAACGAGCCAAAGAAGTGGGCGTGCGCAAAACCATTGGCGCCAGCCGCTCTCAGTTGATGTTCCAGTTCCTGGCCGAGACGCTTTTGATTACCCTTATCAGTGTGATAATAGCTGCCGCTCTTACCTCCTTGTTTCTGCCAGCGCTCAATGACTTCACAGAAAAAGAAATGACCTTCAATGTATTCACCAGCCCTACGTTGATGCTGATTCTTCTAGTGTTAGTGATAGTAGTAGGCGTGTTGGCGGGTCTGTATCCGGCCATTATATTGTCGGGATTTAAGCCGGTCAATGTCTTGAAGGGCGCAGTGGTGAGCGATGGCGGGCCCGGAAAGATTCCGTGGTTGCGCCATGGGTTGATTGTCTTGCAGTTCTCACTTTCCATTTTCTTAATTATTTGTGCACTGGTGGTATACCAACAGGTGAGCTACTTGCACAACAAGGACTTAGGTTTTAACAAAGACCAAATCATGTTCTTCCCGATGCGCGGTGACAACATGTATAAGAATTATGAAACCTTTAAAAACGAACTGACCCAATCACCGGCCGTAGCGAGCGCCTCCATTGGTTATGGCTTCCCTGGTGATGCCACTGCCGGCGACGGTATTGAAGTCATCAAAGACGGGCAGCGGGAGTACCACGGCGTTTCCCAATTGATGGTAGACCATGACTACATCAAAACGCTGGGACTGAAACTAGTGGCTGGTAGAGGCTTCTCTAAAGACATGCCCACTGATAAGGACCAGGCATATATGTTGAATGAAACCGCTGTGAAGGAGTTGGGATTAGGCACGCCTGAAAAGGCGCTAGGTCAGAAGTTGGAATGGAAAATGTGGACCGATGGAAAGGACACCATTAAAAAAGGCACCGTGATTGGCGTAGTGAAAGACTTCCACTTCAAAAGCCTATTTGACAAGATGGACCCAACCGTATTGCAGATTTTCCCGGGAGCCAACTGGAAGGTAGCCGTAAAGCTGAAAGGAGACAACGTGACGGCAGGCATTAACCACGTCAAGTCTGTTTGGAACCAGTTCTCTCCAGAATATCCTATTGAGTACAAATTCATGGATGACAATTTTGCCGCCATGTACAAAGCCGAGGACAAGCTCAAGTCTCTGCTCTGGATTTTCACGGGCATGGCCATTTTTGTGGGTTGTCTGGGATTGTTCGGGTTGGCGGCGTACGCGGCCGAGCGGCGCAAGAAAGAGATTGGCATTAGAAAGATTCTGGGCGCCGAGTCCTCTTCTATTGTCACCCTGTTGGCCAAAGACTTTTTGAAGCTGGTGTTGATTGCCGCGGTGTTCGCGTTCCCGGTGGCCTGGTACGCCATGAGCGTCTGGTTGAAGGACTTCGCCTACCGCATTGACATTCCTATCTGGGTATTCTTCGTGGCTGGTATTCTGGCCTGTGTGGTGGCCTTTGTGACGGTTAGCTTCCAAGCCCTTAAGGCGGCCACGGCCAATCCGGTCAAGAACCTGCGCATGGATTGAGGATGAGCGTCGTTTTTGGCCTGTTTTCCGGAAAACAGGCCAAAAACGACGTCTCCAATAGTAGCTGGAGTTTTTTTGCTTAAGCCGCTTGCTTTTCAACTCCGTAAAACCTGCTATAGTAGTGAGTAACAGTTCTTACCAAACAAATGGACTATGGCAAAGGAAAGCAGAATCTTGAAAGCATTGTATACCTTGGCAACCGGCCACGGGAATCCTTTAGAGGCTAGAATCAATCCGGTTGAAATCTCTAAGCAGACGCCCGGTTTGTCACTGGGTGAGGTGGAGCAGGAAATCAGGGATTTAGACCTGAAGAAGTGGGTGGTGATGGAGCGGTCAGATACCCTGGATATGTACTGCCGGTTTACGCCATTGGGTTTGCAGGAAGCAGAGAAATATGCCAGCTGAAACTTCTTGTTCTTCGTTTTTGGCTTGTTTTCTGGAAAATAGGCCAAAAACGAAGAATTTATTCTTGCGTTTGGGCAGTGCTGTTGAAATTCTCTAACGGCAGTTCCAGCTCCTGGCCAGTCATCACAAAGAAGAAGTTCTGCAGTTGATGCACATATTCTACCGGCGCACTGGTGGCAATGTACCCACCGTTGAACACAATCTCATTGTACTCGGGGTCCAGGGCCCACTGGCTTAGCTCTGGGAACGTGAATTCATGCTCCAGGTCATTGTAGGTGGCACCGGTAAGCCATTCTGGGGTAAGCGGAATAGGCGCGAAGGACACGGGTTGGCCAGACAGGAGGGCAATCAGGCGGGGCGCGTCAATCGCCACGGGCCTGCCAGCCTCCAAAACCAGATTTCCTAACCGTACTTCGTTCGCAAACATTCTGCAATATAAGGGTATTCTCCTTTTGACAAAGGAAACCGCCCAGCCACATGGCCGAGGCGTATTTTACCTAACCTAGATACCACTCACATTATTGTATATCCTGCTGGTTCCTGAAAATAATTTAGCCATCCAAGAAAAGTAACCTGCACCCTGAAAATCAAGGATTTCTTATAAGCCAAATACATATATAACATACTGCTTTTACTTGCAAAACAACCTTTACTAATTTTAAACCATGAATTTTTGCCTGAAACTGCAACTTTAAGCTCCCTAAAAATTTTTTAAATAAATTTCAATTTTCGGGCCTGACCGTGCAACTGTTGTGCCTCGGTTTAGTCCTTAGAATATACTTTCAAACTAACCTAACCTCTACACTTCAAACACATTTCCTATGAAAAAAAGAGCCCGCATTTTGCTGGGCCTGCTATGCTTTTGCCTATTCTTTCTGGGGCAAGCACAGGCTCAAGGCACCTCCCAGGCGCCCATTGCATCCGCTCAAAGCAGTCCCGGGAAAATCTCCGGAACGCTCACCGATTCCCTCACCCAGGCTCCTCTGGAATTTGTCACGGTGGCCTTGCTCAAGAAGGGCACCACGCAATCTATGGGCGGGACTATAACTGATGCGAAAGGCCAGTATGCTTTCAACGGGTTGCCGGCAGGAGACTACTCTTTAACCTTTAGCTTCATAGGCTTTCAAACCAAAACGGTATCTACAGTAAGTATCACCGCAGAAAAACCTGACGTAAGAGTAGGCAACGTCCGGTTGGCTTCTTCTTCCAAACAATTGAAAGAGGTGAAGGTAGAGGCATTGCGTCCCACCATCACGCAGGAGGCCGACAAGATTGTGGTGAGCATTGAAGGTACGGCGCTGGCCGCGGGTAGAACCGCTTATGATGTATTGGCCAAATCGCCGGGGGTGTTTGTAGACCAGGACGGTAACATTCAGTTGAACGGCAGGGGCGGAGTGACTGTAATGATGGACGGTAAGCTGACGTACTTATCGCCTTCTGATTTACGGACGGTGCTAGAGGGCATGTCTGCTGAGAATATCAAAAACATTGAAATCATTGCCAACCCAACCTCTAAGTTTGACGCAGAGGGCACGGCCGGTATTCTCAACATCAACCTGAAGAAGAATGAGATACAGGGGCTGAACGGAAGCGTGTACGGCACCTACAATACCAATTTCAAACAGCATGGTTACTCTACGGGCGGTAACATCAACTTCAAAACCGGCAAGTGGAATTCCTTCGCCAGCATAGACCAGATGCAACGGATTGGTAACCGCGAAGGAACGTTTGAGCGCGTGTATGACGCCGAAGGTGGCAAAATCTACTTTGACCAGACCGCCAACGGCAAGCACAAGAACCAGGGTCCGCCCACCTTCAGAATTGGCACCGACTACAGCATCAATGACAAGCACAGCGTGGGTGCTTTGACCAGTTTTAACCAGAACACGGTGTGGGTGGATTTTATCACCGACTCGTACATGGGCTTAGACCGCCAAAACCCGGAGACGTTTATCAACGCCAATAACTTTTTGACCAACCGGTTCAGGAGCTCTACCAACAATGTGCATTATCAGGGAAAGTTAGACACGGTGGGCACCACGCTTTCGGCAGATTTTGACTTTGTGAAAATCTCTAACGCTGGTTCCTCCAACTTCTACAATTACTACACGGATTTAACCGAAGCAAGCCGTCCTACGGTCCAAGATTTCCTGTTTGCAGATACAGACAATGGGTTTGACATTTACTCCGGGAAGATTGATTTTGTCAAGCCTTTAAACAAAATAAGCAAGTTTGAGCTGGGCGCGAAAGCCAGCCGCGTAGTGTCTGACAATGACTCTAGGTTTTACTTCAACAACAACGGATTGGTCTTAGACCCTAACAGAACCAACCACTTTATCTATGATGAAAACATTTACGCAGGATATGTGACCTACAGCACCAAATTTGGCGATAGGTTTCAAGTGCAGGCAGGGTTAAGAGGCGAGAAGAACGAGTCTACCGGTGAGTCACCTACCATGAATCAGGTAAACAAGAGAAGCTACTTTAACCTATTCCCAACCTTGTTTGTGCAACAGAAAGTTAGTGAGAACTACCAGATTGGCTACAACTACAGCCGTCGCATCCAGCGCCCCAACTACGGCAACCTGAACCCGTTCATCAGCTACCGCGACCCCTACACCTATACCACCGGTAACCCACAATTGCGACCGCAGTACACCCATGCAGTAGGCATTACGCAGACCTTCCGAAAAGACTACATCTTGACGCTCAACTACCAGTACGTGAAGGACGTGATGTCTGAGCTGCCTTACCTGGATGTAGAGAACGCCACCACCATCTATACCACCGGCAACGTGGATGATTTGCAGAACGTGAGCATGACGGCCATCACGCCCATTAAAATCATGAAGAACTGGGATACTAACAATACGCTCACGCTGTCCTACAATGAGTACACCTTCCTCACCAACACAGACGGTCAGTTGAACTCTGATAACAACAACCAGCGTGTGGTCAACTCTCAGTTTCTGTACATGCTCCAGTCAAGCCACAACATTCTGCTACCCATGGGTATTCAACTGGAAGTGAACGCCGCGGGCCGTGGGCCAGGAGTTTCGGGCTTGTACAAAGTAGGCGCCATGTGGTGGGTACATGCCGGGCTTAAGAAGAGCTTCCTGGACAAGAAACTTGACTTGAGCGTAAACGTGAACGACATCTTCAGAAGCTACCGCCTGCGCTTTGACACGACCATTGGCCAGAACATCAACAACTTTGACCAGTACCTGTATCAGAGAACGTTGGGCGTGACGCTTCGCTACAAGTTCAGCAAAGGACAGAAGGTGGAGCAACGCAAAACCAACAGCCTAGACGAGCTGAACAGAACCTAGACATGATTTTGGTTTTATGGGAAAGGCGTCCTTCATTTTTGGCCTGTTTTCTAGGAAATAGGCTAAAACTAGAGGGACGCTTTTTTTTTGTGTGGGTAGGGCAAACTATTACAACTAGTCGCCTTTAAGAAGTTGGTTTTAGTACTTTTTTTGTTGACAGTAC
The nucleotide sequence above comes from Nibribacter ruber. Encoded proteins:
- a CDS encoding ABC transporter permease, producing the protein MFKNYFKVAYRGLIRHKGFSITNIAGLALGLTACLLIGLFVYDELQYDTFVPEGDRVYRVYNYANLEETNDQIAPVPPMFGTTLKESFPEVETSLRILMQPWDGQTLVENGNKRIYEKGGLDADPTFFEVFPHTFISGSPEKALDDPYSVVISDKFAEKVFGTTNAAGKRVIIDKETFLVKGVFESNPKFHLPINFIRSLKRFGFNSERMSSWGWQQFYTYIKLKKGASPDALLAKFRAVTIKQIDDESNKPHDYLPYFQPLQQVHLYSASFKFDQVLRGNITYVKALSIIAVFILLIACFNFVNLATAKSLQRAKEVGVRKTIGASRSQLMFQFLAETLLITLISVIIAAALTSLFLPALNDFTEKEMTFNVFTSPTLMLILLVLVIVVGVLAGLYPAIILSGFKPVNVLKGAVVSDGGPGKIPWLRHGLIVLQFSLSIFLIICALVVYQQVSYLHNKDLGFNKDQIMFFPMRGDNMYKNYETFKNELTQSPAVASASIGYGFPGDATAGDGIEVIKDGQREYHGVSQLMVDHDYIKTLGLKLVAGRGFSKDMPTDKDQAYMLNETAVKELGLGTPEKALGQKLEWKMWTDGKDTIKKGTVIGVVKDFHFKSLFDKMDPTVLQIFPGANWKVAVKLKGDNVTAGINHVKSVWNQFSPEYPIEYKFMDDNFAAMYKAEDKLKSLLWIFTGMAIFVGCLGLFGLAAYAAERRKKEIGIRKILGAESSSIVTLLAKDFLKLVLIAAVFAFPVAWYAMSVWLKDFAYRIDIPIWVFFVAGILACVVAFVTVSFQALKAATANPVKNLRMD
- a CDS encoding outer membrane beta-barrel protein translates to MKKRARILLGLLCFCLFFLGQAQAQGTSQAPIASAQSSPGKISGTLTDSLTQAPLEFVTVALLKKGTTQSMGGTITDAKGQYAFNGLPAGDYSLTFSFIGFQTKTVSTVSITAEKPDVRVGNVRLASSSKQLKEVKVEALRPTITQEADKIVVSIEGTALAAGRTAYDVLAKSPGVFVDQDGNIQLNGRGGVTVMMDGKLTYLSPSDLRTVLEGMSAENIKNIEIIANPTSKFDAEGTAGILNINLKKNEIQGLNGSVYGTYNTNFKQHGYSTGGNINFKTGKWNSFASIDQMQRIGNREGTFERVYDAEGGKIYFDQTANGKHKNQGPPTFRIGTDYSINDKHSVGALTSFNQNTVWVDFITDSYMGLDRQNPETFINANNFLTNRFRSSTNNVHYQGKLDTVGTTLSADFDFVKISNAGSSNFYNYYTDLTEASRPTVQDFLFADTDNGFDIYSGKIDFVKPLNKISKFELGAKASRVVSDNDSRFYFNNNGLVLDPNRTNHFIYDENIYAGYVTYSTKFGDRFQVQAGLRGEKNESTGESPTMNQVNKRSYFNLFPTLFVQQKVSENYQIGYNYSRRIQRPNYGNLNPFISYRDPYTYTTGNPQLRPQYTHAVGITQTFRKDYILTLNYQYVKDVMSELPYLDVENATTIYTTGNVDDLQNVSMTAITPIKIMKNWDTNNTLTLSYNEYTFLTNTDGQLNSDNNNQRVVNSQFLYMLQSSHNILLPMGIQLEVNAAGRGPGVSGLYKVGAMWWVHAGLKKSFLDKKLDLSVNVNDIFRSYRLRFDTTIGQNINNFDQYLYQRTLGVTLRYKFSKGQKVEQRKTNSLDELNRT
- a CDS encoding sigma-54-dependent transcriptional regulator, producing the protein MQLKKASVLVVDDDPDVLTAVKLLLRPMVKEIITEKNPENLTALLRQHTFDAILLDMNFVSSINTGNEGLYWLKKIKHLGSEAAVIMITAYGEIDLAIRSLKEGAFDFVVKPWLNDKLLQTIQDSISNKSGSASSITIKGPEVISSELLGESEAMQDIFYKIKKVAPTDANILILGENGTGKELIAKAIHQHSLRADKPFVKVDVGALTESLFESELFGHKKGAFTDAQDDRAGRFEAAHTGTIFLDEIGNISLQQQSKLLSVLQNRQIIRLGTNDPINIDVRLLCATNVSLAQLASEARFRKDLIYRINTVEIVVPPLRKRGNDIVLLAKHFAEFYANKYFKTTPDLSKAALDKLKSYHFPGNVRELQYAIERAVIMADGPVLEAKDILFSPIESGLMEEKAATETNLEEIEKATIIRVLEKHNGVLTKAAKELGITRTSLYRRLGKYDI
- a CDS encoding sensor histidine kinase, coding for MTFKNFEGRLLLRVALLLVTLSLPVPVVLKGWSELLVFLVPLIAYQVHELVHFLKQAQEELKLFLEAVHYRDFSRYFSEKQAPVQLQQLRKGYNEINSTFMTINREKETQHQYLQKVLELVETGILSYDLDTGEVLMMNESFKKQLHIPYLKTIHSLAKRDQNFYEAVYGLQPGQTKIAVAKTVSLEKGDVKMLLSATSFQNEGARYKLVAFQNVHEALDENEAEAWQKLLNVMTHEIMNSIAPISSLANTLKNRLQDTKTNGATAHDLEDLEEGITTIKHRSLGLLKFAETYRNLSKITTLHLEKVLLKDLFSNLQRLLEPTLAQRGITFKVDLKDTSLTLQADPNLLDQVLINLVMNAMEAVKEKPQPTITLTGYANPEKKVIIKLTDNGNGMSEEVQEKIFIPFFTTKKTGSGIGLSLCKQIVLLHRGTIQVQSVEGMGTAFILRFG
- a CDS encoding outer membrane beta-barrel protein codes for the protein MMLRFLCLLSFSLLTSSVASAQAQDSSHTIDHRFYVGVGFPNFQYRVLYDDIPKKPRFVSGEFIPIDVHLGYKINKRASAQLGLAYSGRTRESQTYGVPLNGNGQTVYHTYYDRTRGIGLPVTGRFVLLNANKKMPIYAVATFTSAYIFSHFRETTTENYITTTLYDEQYKGIDLFTTAGFGLSYRVQKRLNGNVEFLFFKRNLTSPNFDMYNDRWFVKMIKSLSVSFNYNFN
- the msrB gene encoding peptide-methionine (R)-S-oxide reductase MsrB → MLRWKDIISYAKYGNPEPPRRVEQTEEQWQQRLSPAQYAILRERGTEPPYRNAFCKNYEPGDFSCAGCGSLLFSADTKYHAISGWPSFTQPVSKAACKYLFDDSHHMHRVEVRCNVCNGHLGHVSPDGPAPAGLRFCLNSASLIKHTLPID